From Streptomyces yatensis, one genomic window encodes:
- a CDS encoding acyl-CoA dehydrogenase family protein encodes MTAPAPTLIEAARRLADEVLAPGAESADREGVSPATIAEVKRSGVLGVGGPVAYGGAQAPDAVAREIAEILAGACCSTYFVQAQHHSPVRILAAADSPARERLLRPLCDGTLLSGIAFSHLRAYPRKPVRVTRVPGGRRFDGRVPWYTGWGLNDVMLLAGVTDDGEALFAFADAREQTGLRPTPQLQLAALTGTRTVGLELDGLVVPEEAVVRSRPYEEWAIADRPKNTNPNPAVFGVAGAALDLLEAAGDAEAKETAQVLGERLREVRREAYALVDEVPAGERLADRLAVKTRAYDVLRAATTAAIVAGGGRAFGLGSPAQRLAREGLFLLVQGQTADVRSAHLRALRG; translated from the coding sequence ATGACCGCCCCGGCCCCGACGCTGATCGAGGCGGCCCGGCGCCTCGCCGACGAGGTGTTGGCGCCCGGTGCCGAGTCCGCCGACCGCGAGGGTGTCTCCCCGGCCACGATCGCCGAGGTGAAGAGGTCCGGGGTGCTCGGGGTGGGCGGCCCGGTGGCGTACGGCGGGGCGCAGGCGCCGGACGCGGTTGCCCGTGAGATCGCCGAAATCCTCGCCGGGGCCTGCTGTTCCACCTACTTTGTGCAGGCCCAGCACCACAGCCCGGTCAGGATACTCGCCGCCGCCGACTCCCCGGCGCGCGAGCGGCTGCTGCGGCCGCTGTGCGATGGCACGCTGCTGTCCGGTATCGCCTTCTCCCATCTGCGGGCCTACCCACGCAAGCCGGTGCGGGTCACCCGGGTCCCGGGCGGCAGGCGCTTCGACGGCCGGGTGCCGTGGTACACCGGCTGGGGCCTGAACGATGTGATGCTCCTCGCCGGGGTCACCGACGACGGCGAGGCGCTGTTCGCCTTCGCGGACGCCCGCGAGCAGACCGGTCTGCGGCCCACACCGCAGCTCCAGCTCGCCGCGCTGACCGGCACCCGCACCGTCGGCCTGGAGCTGGACGGCCTGGTGGTGCCCGAGGAGGCCGTGGTCCGGAGCCGTCCCTACGAGGAGTGGGCGATCGCGGACCGGCCCAAGAACACCAACCCCAACCCGGCCGTGTTCGGCGTGGCCGGTGCGGCCCTGGACCTGCTGGAGGCCGCCGGGGACGCGGAGGCCAAGGAGACGGCGCAGGTGCTGGGCGAGCGGCTGCGTGAGGTGCGCCGGGAGGCGTACGCGCTGGTGGACGAGGTTCCGGCGGGAGAGCGCCTGGCGGACCGGCTCGCGGTGAAGACCCGGGCCTACGATGTGCTGCGCGCCGCCACCACCGCGGCGATCGTCGCGGGCGGCGGCCGGGCGTTCGGTCTCGGCAGCCCCGCGCAGCGGCTGGCCCGGGAGGGGCTGTTCCTGCTGGTGCAGGGGCAGACCGCCGATGTCCGCAGTGCCCACCTGCGGGCCTTGCGTGGATGA
- a CDS encoding sugar phosphate isomerase/epimerase family protein translates to MKIALDPYMLRALPLDEMVRTVAELGYSHIELSPRDDFMPFFLHPRADDERVATLKRALRTHGVQLSSVLPLYKWSSPDESERQAAVRYWKRMIEITADLECPLMNSEFNGRPERAAESEAAFWRSLDELLPLFEREGIALNLEAHPDDFCEENTPAVDLVRAINKPWVNYLYCAPHTFHLSGAEPTADIAAMMRYAGDKLQHVHIADSFDHKGSSGLRYILNPPGTPARIHQHLDIGQGEVDWDTFFGTLRELNFDGVATACVFAWEERARESSAFMLNRIRKELTA, encoded by the coding sequence GTGAAGATCGCACTCGACCCCTATATGCTCCGCGCGCTGCCACTCGACGAGATGGTGCGTACGGTCGCCGAACTCGGCTACAGCCACATCGAGTTGTCCCCGCGCGACGACTTCATGCCGTTCTTCCTCCACCCCCGGGCGGACGACGAGCGCGTCGCGACGCTGAAGCGAGCCCTGCGTACGCATGGTGTCCAGCTCTCCTCCGTGCTGCCGCTGTACAAGTGGTCCTCACCCGACGAGTCCGAGCGCCAAGCCGCCGTCCGCTACTGGAAACGGATGATCGAGATCACCGCGGACCTCGAATGCCCGCTGATGAACTCGGAGTTCAACGGCCGCCCAGAGCGCGCCGCCGAGAGCGAGGCCGCCTTCTGGCGCTCGTTGGACGAGCTGCTGCCGCTCTTCGAACGTGAGGGCATCGCCCTCAACCTCGAGGCCCACCCGGACGACTTCTGCGAGGAGAACACCCCCGCCGTCGATCTGGTCCGCGCCATCAACAAGCCCTGGGTGAACTACCTCTACTGCGCTCCGCACACCTTCCACCTCTCCGGTGCCGAGCCGACGGCGGACATCGCGGCGATGATGCGCTACGCGGGCGACAAGCTCCAGCATGTGCACATCGCGGACTCCTTCGACCACAAGGGCTCCTCCGGGCTGCGCTACATCCTCAACCCGCCCGGCACCCCCGCCCGCATCCACCAGCACCTGGACATCGGCCAGGGCGAAGTCGACTGGGACACCTTCTTCGGCACCCTCCGCGAGCTGAACTTCGACGGCGTGGCGACCGCCTGTGTCTTCGCCTGGGAGGAACGGGCCCGGGAGTCCTCCGCCTTCATGCTGAACCGCATCCGCAAGGAGCTCACCGCGTGA